One Syntrophales bacterium DNA segment encodes these proteins:
- a CDS encoding hemolysin family protein, with protein sequence MKKKVSAFLRDMITPSDPGRLEKEIQSIVDDGEEKGLLDSQSGDMIQNILAFRDTVVREVMIPRTEMVAISSRSTIEEILDLVRIHGHTRMPVYQGSIDNIVGVMNVKDLLKFWSKPVDEKDILQALRKPYYIPETKNTHILLHELKQRKHHMAIVIDEYGGTSGLVTFEDLIEEIVGEIHDEHDSREGRIVPVADGYFLLDGRVEIEEIEDHFQVKLPRGKFETVSGLILHHIMRIPEPGETITIEPFEILIDAANERTIRKVRMKKLPVDHGTV encoded by the coding sequence ATGAAGAAAAAAGTATCCGCGTTTCTGAGGGATATGATCACTCCCAGCGATCCGGGTCGGCTGGAGAAGGAAATCCAGTCCATCGTCGACGACGGCGAGGAAAAGGGGCTTCTGGATTCGCAGTCGGGGGACATGATCCAGAACATTCTGGCATTCCGCGATACCGTCGTCCGGGAAGTCATGATCCCGAGGACAGAGATGGTGGCGATCAGCTCCCGGTCGACCATCGAGGAGATCCTGGATCTGGTTCGCATCCACGGACATACCCGCATGCCCGTCTACCAGGGAAGCATCGACAACATCGTCGGCGTCATGAACGTAAAGGACCTGCTCAAGTTCTGGTCGAAGCCCGTCGACGAAAAGGACATCCTGCAGGCTCTCCGCAAGCCCTATTACATCCCGGAAACGAAAAACACCCATATCCTCCTCCATGAACTCAAGCAACGGAAGCACCACATGGCCATCGTCATCGACGAATACGGCGGCACGTCCGGACTGGTCACCTTCGAGGACCTGATCGAAGAGATCGTGGGGGAGATCCACGACGAGCACGACAGCCGGGAGGGACGCATTGTCCCCGTGGCGGACGGTTATTTTCTCCTGGACGGCCGCGTCGAGATCGAGGAGATCGAAGATCATTTCCAGGTGAAGCTGCCGCGGGGGAAGTTCGAGACGGTCAGCGGCCTGATCCTTCACCACATCATGCGAATTCCGGAACCCGGAGAGACCATAACCATCGAGCCGTTTGAAATCCTGATCGACGCCGCGAATGAGCGAACAATACGCAAGGTCAGGATGAAGAAGCTTCCGGTCGACCATGGCACGGTCTGA